The window CGCGGGATCGAGGTCGATGTGCATACCTTGTATCAATATCCGATCTTGTCCCAACTGGCCTTGCAATTGCCTCAGCTTGAACGGCTGCCGCAGGTGGCCGGGGCGCCCTCCATGCAAAGCGGCGATCCCGAGACATCCTTGGCGGCACTCGACTCGGCGCAGCGTGCGGTCTTGGCGGCGGCAGTACCGGGAGGGCTAGCCAATATCAAGGAGGTCGGACCGCTGGGGGGGGCGATTCAACAGGGCATGCTCTACCATATGCTTGCCCATCCAGAAGGCGATCCCTATGTGCTATGGCAAGTCATCCGCTTCGAGCGGGAAGATGTGCTGCATGCCTATCTCGATGCGCTGCGGGCCACGATTGCCCGTCACGACGCGTTGCGTGTCGGTATTGTGCACCAGGGGCTGACACAAGCGCTGCAGGTGCTCTGGCGCGAAGCCGAACTGGCGGTCGAAGCATTGACCGGCCATGAGCCGCTGGCCGAGCTCAAGCGGCGCTGCCGTCCCGATCGGCAAGGCTTCGACCTTGCGGTGGCGCCTCTGCAGCGTTGCACGTATTGCCAGGACAGTGCGACCGGCCAATGGGTATTGCTACACCAGTTGCATCATCTGACTGTGGATCACGTTTCCCTCGAGCGCATGCAGCGCGAGATCGAGGACAGGCTGCTTGGGCGCGAACCGGCGCCGCTCTTGCCCGTGTCGCCGTTGCAGATTCTGGCCAGCCTCGAACGCGGCCAGGACTTGGCGGGGCACAAGGCATTCTTCGATGCCATGCTGGTGGATTATGAGCCGGTCCCGGCCCCGCTGGGCATGGCACGGCCGCTGACCGGGAACACCGTCGTGGTCGATGCATGGCGTTCGCTGGCGGTGGATCTCGGCAGCCGGATACGACAGCAGGCGCGAGGACATGGTGTCAGCGTCGCCGCCATTTTCCATCTGGCTTGGGCCAAGGTCGTCGCTTGCCTCGGCGGGCGCGACGACGTGGTGTTCGGTACCGTGCTGGGGGGCCGCATGCAACTGGGCGAAGCCGCCCAGGAAGCGTTCGGTCTGTTCATCAATACCTTGCCGATCCGCCTGCGCATGGAGCAGCAATCGGTGCTCGAATGCTTGTGGCATACCCAAGACGCCCTGATGCAGCTGCTCAAGCACGAGCAGGCACCGCTGGCCTTGGCGCAGAAATCGGCGCAGCTGCCTGGCACGACGCCGCTGTTCACTACGCTGCTCAACTACCGCCACAGTAACATCAACCCCATGCCTTCGGCCGAGCCGTTCAAGGCCGACAAGCCGTCGGCCGTGGCTGGAATCGGCTACTCCGGCATCATCGAACGTACCACTTATCCGGTTGCCGTCAATGTCGACGACCTCGGCGACGGCTTCGCTTTCAATGCGCAGGTCGAGCAGGGCCAGGATCCCGAACGGATTTGCGATTATGTCGAGACGGCGCTGGAGGCCATCGTACGCGCCCTCGACACCGCGCCGAACAGCCGCGCCGGTCGTCTCATGGCGATGCCGATGGCTGAAAGGGAGCGCATCCTGCACCAGTGGAACCGGACGGATGCCGCCTTTCCCGACCAGGCTTGTCTCCATGAACTGATTGAAGCCCAGGTAAGGCGTACGCCGAATGCTGTCGCCGTCGAATTCGGCGGCAATTGCTTGACTTACGCCGAACTCAACCGCCAGGCCAACCGGCTGGCTCGCCATCTGGTGACCAGCTTCGGCGTCAAGCCGGATGCCGTCGTCGGCGTCTGCGCCGAACGCAGCCTGGAGATGGTCGTGGCCCTGCTGGCGGTATTGAAGGCCGGAGGCGCCTATGTGCCGCTGGACCCGCATTATCCCGACGAGCGGCTGTGCTACATGCTGCAAGACTCGGCGCCGACCGCCGTCTTGTCGCATGCGGCGATCCCAGCGACTGTTGCCGCTCTGCTGGCCGGCTATGCTGCCAAAACCGGCGCCACCGTGGTCGATCTTGAAGCCAGCCGGTCGCACTGGTCGGATGTCGACGAGGACGATCTGCCAGTGTCGGAAACCGGCGTGACCGCTTCCAGCCTTGCCTATGTGATCTATACCTCAGGCTCGACCGGCCGCCCGAAAGGGGTAATGAACGAGCATCGCGGCGTTGTCAACCGCTTGGTGTGGATGCAGAAAGCCTATCGGCTGACGGCAGACGACGCCGTGCTGCAGAAGACGCCGTTCAGCTTTGATGTGTCGGTCTGGGAGTTCTTCTGGCCGCTGATGTATGGCGCCCGACTCGTGGTGGCCAAGCCTGAAGGCCATAAGGACCCGCTCTACCTGAGCGGGCTGATCCAGACGTGCGGCATCACGACGATGCACTTCGTGCCGTCGATGCTGTCCGCCTTTCTCGACCACGCCGCGCCGCAAGCCGTTGACTGTTTGCGCCGGGTGTTCTGCAGTGGCGAGGCGTTGCCGGCTGCCAGCGTACGCCGCTTCCGCGAGCGCTTTCCCACGGTCGAATTGCACAATCTGTACGGGCCGACAGAGGCGGCGATCGACGTCACCGCCTGGGATTGTCGCGAAGAAACCGCTCGCGGAGTTATTCCGATCGGGCGGCCGATCGACAATATGCGTATCCACATACTCGATACCTACGGCCAACCCTGCCCGGTTGGCGTCGCGGGCGAGCTGCATATCGCCGGCGTCGGCGTGGCGCGCGGCTATTTAGGCCAGCCCGGCCTGACAGCGGAGAAATTTATCGAGGATTCTTTTCACGCGCAAGGCAGCAGGATGTACCGCACCGGAGATATTGCCCGCTATCTTCCCGCTGGCGAAATTGAGTATGTAGGCCGTAATGACTTCCAGGTGAAGCTGCGCGGCTTCCGGATCGAGCTGGGCGAGATCGAGGCGGCGCTGTCGTCCCACCCGGCCGTGAAGGAGTGTGTGGTGATGGTGCGCCAGGACGTCCCTGGAGATGCCCGGCTGGTGGCCTATCTCGTCGGGACCGCCACCGTTAGCGACGAAGCGTGCGCTCAGTCCCTGCGTGCGCACCTGCGGCGACGGCTGCCGGATTTCATGGCGTCGGCGAGCTTGGTATGGCTCGATGCCCTCCCACTGACCGCCAACGGCAAGCTCGATCGCAAGGCTCTGCCGTCGCCGGCCGATGTCAGCATGCCTATCCCCGCCGGCCAGCCGCTGGCCGATGGCACGCAAACCCGTCTGGCCCGTATTTGGTCGGTCCTGCTCAATCAGGCCGCAATTGGCCCCCAGACCCACTTCTACGAAGCCGGCGGCCATTCCCTGCTGGCGGTGACGCTGATGGCGCGCATCCGAGAGCAATTCGGTCTCAGCTTGCCGCTGAGCGCGATCGTTGCTCATCTCGACCTCGCATCGCAGGCGGCGCTCATCGATGCTGAGCTCGCACAGGGCTTGGCGTCCGCCGATTCGCCCGCACCCCTGCCGGCTGGCGGCCGGATTCGTGCGCTACCGGCACAGAAGGCTATCTATAAGGCAGTTCGGCTCAACCCATCCGACCTGAGCAACAACAGCTTCATCGCGCTGGCCTTCGATGCCGAACCAGACCTGAAGGTCCTGCGCAACCTGTTGCAGACGGTATGTGCTCGCCATGAGGCTCTGAGCGCACGCTTCGTGCTCGAAAACGACGACCTGTACCTGCAGCCGTCGCCCCGTGTCATGTTCCGGCTGGAGAAGCGGCAGACACTGGGTTCGCTCGAAGACGATCTGCGCGACTTTATGCGGCCGTTTTCGCTTGAAGACGGCATGAACGTGCGTGGCCGCTGGGTGACGGACGGGCCGAAACCCGTGCTGCTGCTGGATTTCTCCCACGCTGTTATTGATGGGGTGGGTTTGGCGCGCCTCATGGACGAACTGGCAGCCGGCAGCGACGACGCCCCGCTCAACACCAGCCTCGCTGTCTATTCCGAAGCATTCCACGGCGCCGAGTTTGCTGCCCTGCGCAATGATCACGCCGAGTACTGGCATCACCGGTTGCGGGGCTGGCTCCCGGCGCCGCAACCGGACACCGCTGCGGTTCAAACCCGCAGTTGGCAATTTGCCGTCGGCGCCGCGCAAAAGTCGCAGATCGAGGCACTGGCTGCGCAGCTCAGAATCAGCCTGCCCGAGTTCTTTATGGCGGTATTTCTCGGTCTCAAAGCCCAGCTGGAACGGCAACCCGATCAGCTCGTCTCGATGATCTTCCATGGCCGCGATCAGCTGGCACAGCAGGCGGTGATCGCGCCGCTGATGACCGTCCTGCCCGTACGGCTTGGGTTGCCCGCGGCAATGCTGAGTGCCGCCAGTCTGTGCGAAGTCAGCGCGGCAGTGCGTGCCGCGTGCCGGCATTACCTTTTCGAGGCCGACATGCTGGCCACCCGCTGGCCGGAATTGACGAGGCAGGCGCTGTTCGCGCCGGCTTTCTTCGGCTATTTCAAGCGCGAGGGCTTTACCGGCCGTATCGCCGGCCAGCCGTGCCTGCAACTCGAGACCCCGCTTATCGCCGGCGGCCAAGCGCACTGGAACCTCACTTGCGAGATCGCCGAGCATGCAACCGGCTTCGATGTACGGCTCGAAGCGCTTGCCTATCGCGCCGTGGATAGCACGGCCGATTGGGAGGCGCTGTTCAGGTCGCTACTCGAAGGCGCATTGACGGCAGAGCTCCCACAATCCTAGGCAGAAAAACGCACAAATGTTCATGAATGACCCTATTGCTCTGAATGCAAGAAAACAGGCGCTGAAAGACTACGTTCGCCAGCAGTCGGCAGCCGAGTATCGCGGCTGCCCCTTCTTCACCGTCAGCCGCCAGCCGGCTGGACTGGAACAGCCGGCAAGCCTGGTGTTCGCGCTGCCGCCAGCGCTCAACACGCGGATCTTTACGTTGGCGGCGGCATCCGCCATGCACCGGCAGGCACTGTTCTCGGCTTGCCTTAAGTATTTGGCCTATTTGCACTGCCGGGAGACGGAGGGCGTGCTGGCCTGGGCGCTGAATGTGCCAAGGAACGAAGGCACGCCGGCGGGGCAGCATTTGCTGCCCGCTCTTTGGCGCTTTGCCGAGACCGACTTGGCCCAGCCGGTCAAGTGCTTGTTCGGCGCCGAGCTGGCAGGCTGGAAGCAGGTGGCCGAGCTGACGGCCGACCTGCCGCCCGAGGCGGCGCAGGGAGAACTGTCGCCGTTATCCAAGGTGCTGGTCGCCTACTCCGAAACCGGTGACCCGTTCGATACAGTGGCGCCGACGGACTATCTGTTGGGTATTGGTATTCAGGCCAGGCCGGAAGGCACCAGCCTGCGGCTGCACTTTCCCGGCAAGCCGGTCGATGACGGACTGGCTGCTCTGCTGGCCGAGCGGTTCATGCTATTGCTGCAAAGCATGGTGTTCGAGCCCGGCGCTGCCCTGCGTTCGATGCCGTGGTTACCCGAGCTCGAGCAGCAGCGGATCGCAGCCTTGTCCGCTCCAGTGCCGGCCGGGCCTCTGCCGTTCCAGAATGTGGCGCAAGCCATTGCCGCGTCGTTGCGCGACAGACCCGCAAGGCCGTTCCTGGAGTGTGGTGAGCACGCTGTCACCTTTGCCGACCTCGCACACTACACTAACCGCCTGCTGAACGATTCTGCCTGGCCACAATGGGCCGACATGGGCCATTGCGTGCTGATCGTGGGCCTCAAGGGGGTGGAAACCACGCTAGCGGCCCTTGCTTGCATGCGCATAGGCAAACCATTCTGCCTGCAAGCGCACAACCAGCCCGAATCCCAACTCGACAGTGTGATGGCCTTGCACCAGACCAGGGTGGTCTTGCTGGAAGCGGACTGCCGTGACATGGCTGGCTTCTTTCAGGCCCGCGATTGCCAGGTAATCGTGTTGCCGAGGTATGACACATGCCTGCCAACCGAGGTACCGACGGCGCCGGCAGCCTGGCTGGAAAGCGGCGAAGCGTCCAAGCCCGATGACACCTTGTGCGTGGTAATGACATCGGGCAGTGAAGGCAAGCCCAAGGGTTGCATCGCCAGTCATCGTGCCCTGCTCAACCTGGCACAGGAAAAGCGTGCACTGTACGGTTCCGCCAGATCACGCGTCGCCTCGATGGCGAACCATGCTTTCGATTACTTTGTGCTGGAGTGTGTCGAGGCGATGATGCTCGACATTACACTGGTCCTGGTGCCGGAAGAAGCCCGCATCGATGCGCTCAAGTGTGTCCATTTCTTGAGCGAACACCAGATCGACCAGGTGTTTGTCACCACGGTGCTGGCCGAGGACATCATGGCGCAAGGCGACATTCTCAGCTTGAAGCAGCTGTTTTTCGGTGGCGAAAGTCTACGCAGCTTTCAGAAGCACAACTATCAACTGTTCCATGTGTATGGCCCCAGCGAGACCGGCGTGCTCACCACGTGGGCGCCGATTTACCACAACGGGCAGCGCATTAGCATCGGCAAGCCCTTCGGCGGCTATCAGTGCGCAGTGGTATTTTCTGGCACGGTCGAGCTTTGCCCCATCGGTGTGGCTGGAGAACTGCTGATCGGCGGAGTAGGGGTGGGTCTGGGTTATTTCAACCGACCAGACCTGACTGCAAAGGCGTTCATCGAACTCGACAACGGCAGTTTGCAAGGCCGCTTTTATCGCAGCGGCGATATCTGCTCCTGGAATGTCGACAGCGAGCTGGAAATCCAGGGGCGACGCGACCGGCAGCTGAAAGTGAACGGCTTTCGAGTCGAGCTCGACACTATCGAGAAGTGCCTGCGGGAGCTGCCCGGCATCGCCCAGGCCGCGGTGATCGGTCTGACCGACCAGCGCGGCCATGCCATTCTCGGCGCGCTCGTCGCCGCCGATGACGCCAGCCTGACCGAACAGGCCGTGCGGGATGCCTTGGTCAGCCGGATGCCAACCTATATGGTGCCCGGCCGGATCGCGCTGGTGGCTGCACTGCCGCTGACGCGCAACGGCAAGCTCGATCGCCGGCAGTTCAAGACCCTGCTCGATGACACAGTCGCCAGTGAGGTCGTGCCGCCGCAAGGCGCCACCCAACATTGGCTGGCGGCTTGCTGGGCACGTCACCTGGAACTCGATGCTGCAACCGTATCGGTGGACAGAAGCTTCTTTGCGCTAGGCGGGCACTCGTTGCGCGCGGCGCGCATGCTGGCCGACCTGCGGCAGGCATTGGGGGCGGAAGTGTCTTTACTGGAATTTTTCCGCCATGACAACATCGCGGGCCTGGCGCAACTGGTCGATTCCAGACTGGCTGATCCAGCCAGCGCCCACATTCTCAGCTTTCAGAGCCTGTTGACAACCCTGCCTGCAACCTCGCCAGCCCGAGGCCCGTTGTCGGCGCAGGAAGCGCGCTTGTATGCGCAGTACCGGCTATACCCGGAATCGCGGGCGTATCTGCTGGAGATGGACATTCCGTTGCCGGCCGGGGTGACGGACGAATCGGTGACGCGGGCATTGGAAGCGCTGCTGTCACGCCACGACATTTTACGCACCCGTTATCGGGTTGATCACGACGGCGACCCGTATGCAGAAGTGCTGCCATCCGTGCCGGTCGGGCAGGTGCTGCTGGCCCGTGATGACTGGCAGCGGCTGCGGACACGCGCCTTCATGCTGGAGCAAGGCCCATTGCTCAGGGCCTATTTTGAGGGCGATCCGGCCGACCGCTGCCTGCGACTGCAGATCCACCACATCCTGGTCGACGAACCGGCAACGGTTACCCTGCGCGATGAGTTCGAACGGCTGTTACGCCAGGAGCCTTTGCCGCCCGTCGACCGCGGCTACCGCCACTATGCCGCTGCCTTGGCTGAAGCCCGCCGGCTACCGCTGTGGACCTCGGCCCAGGCGTTCTGGATGGCGTATCTGGAAGGATTGGAGTTCGATCCTTTCGGACATGGCGCCGTGGAAGCCGGTGGCACCATGGCCAGTATCGATTGGCAGCTCACGTCCGACGAACTTGCCGGCGCTACACGGCTGTGTGCCATGCTGAACCTGTCTCCGGCGGTCTTCTTCCTGGCGCTGTGGGGCCTGGTCGTGGCGCGCGAAGGGAGCAGCGATGCATTCTCCGTCTCGGTCGCCAACGCCCACGGCGCCCGGCAGGGGCTCGATACGATTGGCATGTTTGTTTCTCTTGTGCCCTGCGCCTTCCGCTTGGGCCAGAATGGACAAACCTTCGACGAGTATGTCCGACAACTGGCCGATGACCAATGGGCGGTGATGGACAAGCTGTTCTTTCCGGTCGAGGAAGTGTTTCTCCTGCTGGAGCGCGATCCTCGGCGCTTCGGCAACAATCCATTGCTCAATATCGCCTACTCCTATCTGGAGTCACGCAATGTAGAAACAGCCGGCCAGCCTATGGGTGGAGTCGAGGCCCAGGGACCGCTGAGCCTGGCGGTCAACCAGGGCAAGCACGCTTGTGGGTTGGCTCTGGAATACCAGTGCGCCGCCTTCTCCGCGGCGCAGATCGACGCGATCGCCGCCAGTTACCGCGCTCTGCTGCAGCATGTGCTGGCCCAGCCTCCGGCAAACTGGCGTGTCGACACCTGGCTGGGCGCGGGTCAAGCATGGCAACCAGCGCAGCGGCAGGCATCCTATAGCCAGATCGACGCCATCTTGCGCCAGAACTTCCTCACCCTCGGCAACCAGCCGGCCGTGATCGACGACGCAGGTGAAGTGACTTGGCATGAATTTGCCGCCCTGACGGCGGCATATGCCCGACGCCTGAACACCCACGCCATCCGTCGCGCCCTGATCATGGGGCCAACGGGACGGCAAATGCAGGCCTTCCTGGCGGCTTG of the Massilia violaceinigra genome contains:
- a CDS encoding non-ribosomal peptide synthetase; this translates as MRIDSLLENRLAHTCPDRTTRDAVPVAGRWVHEQIELQAEKAPGRVAVSFGDQVLTYGELNARSTRLASQLRTLGVKKNDLVVVLAERSLDMVVGLLGVLKAGAAYVPLDPSHPADRLAYVVQDSGARVLLTQTALRKQAQSLLGMPSDPEQAASVMLIDGPIAALHEPVEPVAIGGEDLAYVIYTSGSTGRPKGVMVPHRALANFLHSIARRPGFDSNDVLLAVTTISFDIAGLELWLPLAQGARCHLVARATVRDAEQLMRCIEQVRPTVMQATPALWTMLFLVGWRNAERLRALCGGEAMPTSLKQHFVETDTQAWNMYGPTETTIWSTVAQVRADQPVFLGDPIAETKLLVLDEQLRPVAEGSEGELCIAGAGVARGYWNRPELTVQKFIEHPLVPDGRVYRTGDRVRLGPGSALEYIGRIDFQVKIRGYRVEPGEVEALLKQHPAVRDAVVVAQGEGAENKRLVAFVIAFEQVLHRQTEGSVLDSIRRYMQEKAPDYMWPAAVVLVDHFPLTANGKIDRLAFPAVDCQLWQGQDFALSQTPQEQMLVDVWAEQLGMTGIGRNAHFFNLGGHSLQIVNVMLALRRRGIEVDVHTLYQYPILSQLALQLPQLERLPQVAGAPSMQSGDPETSLAALDSAQRAVLAAAVPGGLANIKEVGPLGGAIQQGMLYHMLAHPEGDPYVLWQVIRFEREDVLHAYLDALRATIARHDALRVGIVHQGLTQALQVLWREAELAVEALTGHEPLAELKRRCRPDRQGFDLAVAPLQRCTYCQDSATGQWVLLHQLHHLTVDHVSLERMQREIEDRLLGREPAPLLPVSPLQILASLERGQDLAGHKAFFDAMLVDYEPVPAPLGMARPLTGNTVVVDAWRSLAVDLGSRIRQQARGHGVSVAAIFHLAWAKVVACLGGRDDVVFGTVLGGRMQLGEAAQEAFGLFINTLPIRLRMEQQSVLECLWHTQDALMQLLKHEQAPLALAQKSAQLPGTTPLFTTLLNYRHSNINPMPSAEPFKADKPSAVAGIGYSGIIERTTYPVAVNVDDLGDGFAFNAQVEQGQDPERICDYVETALEAIVRALDTAPNSRAGRLMAMPMAERERILHQWNRTDAAFPDQACLHELIEAQVRRTPNAVAVEFGGNCLTYAELNRQANRLARHLVTSFGVKPDAVVGVCAERSLEMVVALLAVLKAGGAYVPLDPHYPDERLCYMLQDSAPTAVLSHAAIPATVAALLAGYAAKTGATVVDLEASRSHWSDVDEDDLPVSETGVTASSLAYVIYTSGSTGRPKGVMNEHRGVVNRLVWMQKAYRLTADDAVLQKTPFSFDVSVWEFFWPLMYGARLVVAKPEGHKDPLYLSGLIQTCGITTMHFVPSMLSAFLDHAAPQAVDCLRRVFCSGEALPAASVRRFRERFPTVELHNLYGPTEAAIDVTAWDCREETARGVIPIGRPIDNMRIHILDTYGQPCPVGVAGELHIAGVGVARGYLGQPGLTAEKFIEDSFHAQGSRMYRTGDIARYLPAGEIEYVGRNDFQVKLRGFRIELGEIEAALSSHPAVKECVVMVRQDVPGDARLVAYLVGTATVSDEACAQSLRAHLRRRLPDFMASASLVWLDALPLTANGKLDRKALPSPADVSMPIPAGQPLADGTQTRLARIWSVLLNQAAIGPQTHFYEAGGHSLLAVTLMARIREQFGLSLPLSAIVAHLDLASQAALIDAELAQGLASADSPAPLPAGGRIRALPAQKAIYKAVRLNPSDLSNNSFIALAFDAEPDLKVLRNLLQTVCARHEALSARFVLENDDLYLQPSPRVMFRLEKRQTLGSLEDDLRDFMRPFSLEDGMNVRGRWVTDGPKPVLLLDFSHAVIDGVGLARLMDELAAGSDDAPLNTSLAVYSEAFHGAEFAALRNDHAEYWHHRLRGWLPAPQPDTAAVQTRSWQFAVGAAQKSQIEALAAQLRISLPEFFMAVFLGLKAQLERQPDQLVSMIFHGRDQLAQQAVIAPLMTVLPVRLGLPAAMLSAASLCEVSAAVRAACRHYLFEADMLATRWPELTRQALFAPAFFGYFKREGFTGRIAGQPCLQLETPLIAGGQAHWNLTCEIAEHATGFDVRLEALAYRAVDSTADWEALFRSLLEGALTAELPQS
- a CDS encoding AMP-binding protein produces the protein MNDPIALNARKQALKDYVRQQSAAEYRGCPFFTVSRQPAGLEQPASLVFALPPALNTRIFTLAAASAMHRQALFSACLKYLAYLHCRETEGVLAWALNVPRNEGTPAGQHLLPALWRFAETDLAQPVKCLFGAELAGWKQVAELTADLPPEAAQGELSPLSKVLVAYSETGDPFDTVAPTDYLLGIGIQARPEGTSLRLHFPGKPVDDGLAALLAERFMLLLQSMVFEPGAALRSMPWLPELEQQRIAALSAPVPAGPLPFQNVAQAIAASLRDRPARPFLECGEHAVTFADLAHYTNRLLNDSAWPQWADMGHCVLIVGLKGVETTLAALACMRIGKPFCLQAHNQPESQLDSVMALHQTRVVLLEADCRDMAGFFQARDCQVIVLPRYDTCLPTEVPTAPAAWLESGEASKPDDTLCVVMTSGSEGKPKGCIASHRALLNLAQEKRALYGSARSRVASMANHAFDYFVLECVEAMMLDITLVLVPEEARIDALKCVHFLSEHQIDQVFVTTVLAEDIMAQGDILSLKQLFFGGESLRSFQKHNYQLFHVYGPSETGVLTTWAPIYHNGQRISIGKPFGGYQCAVVFSGTVELCPIGVAGELLIGGVGVGLGYFNRPDLTAKAFIELDNGSLQGRFYRSGDICSWNVDSELEIQGRRDRQLKVNGFRVELDTIEKCLRELPGIAQAAVIGLTDQRGHAILGALVAADDASLTEQAVRDALVSRMPTYMVPGRIALVAALPLTRNGKLDRRQFKTLLDDTVASEVVPPQGATQHWLAACWARHLELDAATVSVDRSFFALGGHSLRAARMLADLRQALGAEVSLLEFFRHDNIAGLAQLVDSRLADPASAHILSFQSLLTTLPATSPARGPLSAQEARLYAQYRLYPESRAYLLEMDIPLPAGVTDESVTRALEALLSRHDILRTRYRVDHDGDPYAEVLPSVPVGQVLLARDDWQRLRTRAFMLEQGPLLRAYFEGDPADRCLRLQIHHILVDEPATVTLRDEFERLLRQEPLPPVDRGYRHYAAALAEARRLPLWTSAQAFWMAYLEGLEFDPFGHGAVEAGGTMASIDWQLTSDELAGATRLCAMLNLSPAVFFLALWGLVVAREGSSDAFSVSVANAHGARQGLDTIGMFVSLVPCAFRLGQNGQTFDEYVRQLADDQWAVMDKLFFPVEEVFLLLERDPRRFGNNPLLNIAYSYLESRNVETAGQPMGGVEAQGPLSLAVNQGKHACGLALEYQCAAFSAAQIDAIAASYRALLQHVLAQPPANWRVDTWLGAGQAWQPAQRQASYSQIDAILRQNFLTLGNQPAVIDDAGEVTWHEFAALTAAYARRLNTHAIRRALIMGPTGRQMQAFLAACFLTRTTYLALESGTPEARVDEVLRHAGPDLVIDTCRETITPDPLDWQAFASVKRSDDNPIAWILYSSGTTGKPKGICVAAKTVAQYVNSLTERLQLQTGLRVTQQFSPSFDGYLEEVLLAWALKGTSLVADRYSLLDERKARAFLTSRRPDVISAAPALLAAWNRMPNLEPLPKVCISGGDFLAPGDIGQLRQHMQIWNSYGPTETCIAASMVDCSQAAAGTVLPIGSPFAHVAFSVVSPEGRRLRPGQWGELLIYGDFAQHNYLDDPGQTAARFGQDENGPFFRTGDMAMAGRDGLFYLKGRMDDSCKVRGNFIGLGELEGKAGQYPGVMAAGAAVAWAGTAEACLVLALEGEAGNLAGLQQHLARYYTRSHLPSAVFPVERLPRTDTGKLDRPGVVALFHAWRERARPAVEEESLGEDLRTLIACWRQCLDYQGPLTEDSDFFLVSGSSLSAVRLARHIEIRFDVAFSPVDVFRNSTVGGQWTLIEARLRMSGTPPGPVVEERFLSADQPATPKLVLLPPAMGSLQELQALAERWSGRVTTSALTLAPEAAAGLSAPELEAALLEALQRILTADDDRPLWLGGYSLGAEMLAALLERHPSLSKGVDRLIFLDPNLQTRVFDGAGLFREFMDFFRDFNREAGLAAAREVADEADLRERFPALYGEWRHYRLQHAFLSGRSFLARTRTLASLEPELALLLSADAQDVAALPHELWEQGIVRQLPGSHVGFLRLLEPDVLIRPTTGQEIEPGWGQGAATQLLEQGETQL